A stretch of Halichondria panicea chromosome 1, odHalPani1.1, whole genome shotgun sequence DNA encodes these proteins:
- the LOC135347266 gene encoding uncharacterized protein LOC135347266, with product METVTFTCTAPGEVLRWEPSDSRTITVRSTSGLNVANVVSGYTVTLIAFNDTTLTSTLSRTAENGITVSCVGVVLTLTTIGSSTIRLVDPPGPPSIIRHSILSSSANEVSVSVQWNPPTETGGRDDLTYTVTISPPAQLSAAVLTSTSVTVTAQYNVDYTVSVVATNCAGNSTTAEYNIRIGNCPVLTNPMNGAFGPTTNSLPGSIVTIQCDAGYMSAVTMVTCEGTLMWSPDPEAIECTSLTTPTPTTSPPINCTTALSPPLEPAAPNCNCASLSDGSRFDAAVSISVVVTAIVFTIIGLFVGLLIMCLFMHKKNVYSPSAKEQANVGPTKPAGPVYEEVSPKEEIELNTNQAYGPVGL from the exons atggaaacagtcacttttACCTGCACTGCTCCTGGAGAGGTCTTGAGATGGGAACCATCAGATTCTCGCACAATCACTGTCCGCTCCACCTCTGGTCTCAATGTAGCCAATGTTGTATCAGGTTACACTGTGACACTGATTGCATTCAATGACACTACATTAACATCCACTCTGTCAAgaacagcagagaatgggatcactgtgtcGTGTGTGGGGGTTGTGCTTACTTTAACTACTATAGGTTCTTCTACGATCCGATTGGTTG ATCCACCGGGACCACCTTCCATCATCAGACACTCCATTCTGAGTAGCTCAGCCAATGAAGTTAGTGTATCTGTACAGTGGAATcctcctactgagactggtggtagagatgacctcacctacacagtgaccatctcacctccggcccagctctctgctgctgtcctcacatccacctctgtcactgtgactgctcaatacaatgtggactacactgtcagtgttgtggctaccaactgtgctgggaacagtacgACTGCTGAGTACAACATTAGGATCG GCAACTGTCCTGTGTTGACCAACCCCATGAATGGAGCGTTTGGACCAACCACTAACAGTTTGCCAGGATCTATAGTAACAATCCAGTGTGATGCTGGGTATATGTCTGCTGTTACAatggtgacatgtgagggtacactgatgtggagtccagaccctgaggctattgagtgtacatcactaaccacacctactcccACAACTT CCCCTCCAATAAACTGCACGACTGCACTATCCCCACCACTTGAACCAGCTGCTCCTAATTGTAATTGTGCCAGCCTATCTGATGGGAGTCGATTTGATGCAGCTGTCTCCATCAGTGTGGTTGTCACGGCAATTGTATTCACGATAATAGGATTATTTGTGGGACTCTTGATAATGTGTTTGTTCATGCATAAGAAGAATGTGTACTCCCCGTCAGCTAAAGAGCAAGCTAACGTAGGACCCACTAaaccagctggtcctgtttatgaggaggtgtcccccaaagaggagattgaactgaatactaaccaggcgtacggaccagtaggactgtga
- the LOC135347089 gene encoding sushi, von Willebrand factor type A, EGF and pentraxin domain-containing protein 1-like isoform X1, protein MTQRFLKFYNNITVIFYLSSQSATTAQYSVSVERPCPMETVTFTCTTLGDVMRWAPSDVTDITVLSTLGLNLPQMQSGYTVTLIAFNDTTLTSTLSRTAENGITVSCVDPLPNLITIGSSMIQLVDPPGPPSTIRHSILSSSADAVSVSVQWSPPTETGGRNDLTYTVTISPPPQLSATVLTSTSVTVTAQYNVDYAVSIVATNCAGNSTTAEYNFRIGGCLALTNPMNGAFEPVFSRLPGSTVNIQCDAGYVSAVAMVTCDDTLMWSPNPEATECTSLPTLPPTTPPMNCRASLPPPRNGTIGNHSVPAIPGTQVTFQCDDGLFPERTMTATCLATGEWDKNPGEIVCRNESILCVLPVPQLNGALLNTNSQNTEGSVITFQCDPGFSLVGAVTASCNNSGLWDPDPALLKCMSISFQSPILFTGEILSISVVVTAVAFIVIGFLTGLLVMHLCSRKKAVYFPAAKGQANIRPTTPVGPVYEEVSPKEEIELNTNQAYGPLGL, encoded by the exons cactttcacctgcactACTCTTGGAGATGTCATGAGATGGGCACCATCAGATGTTACTGACATTACTGTCCTCTCCACCTTGGGTCTCAATCTACCACAAATGCAGTCAGGTTACACTGTGACACTGATTGCATTCAACGACACTACATTAACATCTACTCTGTCAAgaacagcagagaatgggatcactgtgtcctgtgtggACCCACTACCTAATCTGATCACAATAGGATCTTCAATGATTCAATTGGTTG ATCCACCAGGACCACCTTCCACCATCAGACActccattctgagcagctcagCCGATGCAGTCAGTGTATCTGTACAGTGGAGCCCTCCTACTGAAACTGGTGGCAGAaatgacctcacctacacagtgaccatctcacctccaccccagctctctgctactgtcctcacatccacctctgtcactgtgactgctcaatacaatgtggactaTGCTGTCAGTAttgtggctaccaactgtgctgggaacagtacaacAGCTGAGTACAATTTTAGAATCG GTGGCTGTCTTGCGTTAACTAACCCCATGAATGGAGCGTTTGAACCTGTCTTCAGCAGATTGCCAGGATCTACAGTAAACATACAGTGTGATGCTGGGTATGTGTCTGCTGTTGCGATGGTGACATGTGATGAtacactgatgtggagtccCAACCCTGAGGCTACTGAGTGTACATCACTACCCACACTCCCTCCCACAACTC CTCCAATGAACTGCAGAGCTTCACTACCACCACCACGGAATGGCACCATCGGTAATCATTCAGTACCAGCTATTCCTGGTACACAAGTGACCTTCCAGTGTGATGATGGACTGTTCCCTGAGCGCACTATGACTGCCACTTGTCTAGCTACAGGAGAGTGGGACAAGAACCCAGGGGAGATCGTCTGCAGAAATGAGTCTA TTTTGTGTGTCCTGCCCGTCCCTCAACTCAATGGAGCTTTACTCAACACCAACTCTCAGAACACTGAGGGTTCTGTCATTACCTTTCAATGTGATCCTGGGTTCTCACTGGTGGGTGCAGTGACTGCATCTTGTAACAACTCTGGTCTTTGGGATCCTGACCCGGCTCTATTAAAGTGCATGTCTATAagtt TTCAGTCCCCCATCCTATTTACTGGAGAGATTCTTTCTATCAGTGTAGTTGTCACTGCAGTTGCTTTCATAGTCattggattcctcactggactctTAGTGATGCACCTTTGCTCTCGTAAGAAAGCAGTGTACTTCCCAGCAGCTAAAGGACAAGCTAACATAAGACCCACTACACCAGtcggtcctgtttatgaggaggtgtcacccaaagaggagattgaactgaacactaaccaagcgtatggaccattaggactgtga